From a region of the Drosophila ananassae strain 14024-0371.13 chromosome XL, ASM1763931v2, whole genome shotgun sequence genome:
- the LOC123257529 gene encoding craniofacial development protein 2-like — protein sequence MRWKGRGTTTTTHGNLVVHSGSSDGGRNGVGIYVSKQYKQTLISWNPVSDRIITARFRCNARHITIVQCYAPTEDASDDIKDDIYNALTSSLTKSKRGDIKILMGDFNAKLGPNNNGLEPIMGRHGVGTRSNNGDRLADLCQTFQLVIGGTVFPHKEVHKYT from the coding sequence ATGAGGTGGAAAGGCAGGgggacgacaacaacaacacacggCAATCTAGTAGTGCACAGTGGGAGCAGTGATGGGGGCAGGAATGGAGTAGGAATATACGTGTCAAAGCAATACAAACAGACACTTATCTCCTGGAATCCGGTATCCGATAGAATCATCACTGCTAGATTCCGATGCAACGCTAGGCACATTACCATCGTGCAATGCTACGCCCCGACAGAAGACGCCAGCGATGACATCAAAGACGACATCTACAATGCCCTCACATCTTCACTCACCAAGAGCAAACGAGGTGACATTAAAATTCTCATGGGAGATTTCAACGCGAAATTAGGCCCCAACAACAACGGATTGGAACCAATCATGGGCCGACACGGTGTGGGAACACGTAGCAACAATGGCGACAGGCTGGCCGACCTATGCCAGACATTCCAACTAGTCATCGGTGGCACTGTATTCCCCCACAAGGAAGTGCACAAGTACACGTGA